One segment of Cyprinus carpio isolate SPL01 chromosome A17, ASM1834038v1, whole genome shotgun sequence DNA contains the following:
- the LOC109104786 gene encoding zinc finger protein 395-like — translation MVPKTRLGKRSPLGTLVCGSSAEGLTETGPLGCPDSGPHRSKLYPGQKVYVHCGGQECGGVVEQHNHVDNEVSIFLPQLNQHVHRKLEDVWTSPTPSHTSSVSSSIDVPRRNTETVDMDEIMAAMVLTSLSCSPVIQHSAPVKATQASCRIENGGGELYDGGYWSCDHGNGSPAPSPPITEMDKSAPLVDEGLDMELDQMLFNEPTPRKRKNSVKVAYRCLWPNCGKILTTVVGIKRHIRNSHLGQSDEHSQREEDFYYTEVYQDLEQTTPSGGHRSSCTSPSSPSRHTTPSPTTPEMHQHSPLSQSAPGSFWQVHSEHSYQAPPPVQVVTPIKPLSVSVSCHWTPSLTVHQSKQGSPFRRRSVSVGEQWLQNNNATFRPHPASVSPPRNHCTSRRIRGEAKKCRKVYGIEHRDQWCTACRWKKACQRFLD, via the exons ATGGTGCCGAAGACCAGGCTTGGGAAACGGTCCCCACTGGGCACCCTGGTGTGTGGTTCCTCAGCTGAGGGCCTGACAGAGACGGGACCCCTTGGATGCCCGGATAGTGGGCCTCACAGAAGCAAGCTTTACCCGGGACAGAAG GTGTATGTGCACTGTGGAGGCCAAGAATGTGGAGGTGTGGTCGAACAGCATAACCACGTGGACAATGAGGTTTCTATCTTCCTGCCGCAGCTCAACCAGCACGTTCATCGCAAGCTGGAAGACGTGTGGACGAGCCCCACGCCCAGTCATACCTCCTCAGTCTCCTCATCCATTGATGTGCCAAGAAG GAATACAGAGACAGTGGACATGGATGAGATTATGGCTGCAATGGTGCTTACAAGTCTGTCGTGCAGTCCAGTCATCCAGCACTCCGCTCCGGTGAAGGCAACTCAAG cTTCATGTCGAATAGAAAATGGTGGTGGCGAACTGTATGATGGTGGATATTGGAGCTGCGACCATGGAAACGGAAGCCCCGCCCCATCCCCACCCATCACAGAGATGGACAAGAGTGCCCCTCTCGTTGATGAAGGCCTGGACATGGAACTGGACCAAATGTTGTTTAATGAGCCAACGCCAAGGAAACGCAAG AACTCCGTTAAAGTTGCATATCGGTGCTTGTGGCCAAACTGTGGAAAAATACTGACCACAGTAGTGGGCATCAAACGTCACATCCGAAATTCTCATCTTGG ACAAAGTGATGAGCACTCCCAAAGGGAAGAAGACTTCTACTACACTGAAGTTTATCAGGACTTGGAACAGACCACTCCCTCTGGTGGCCATCGGTCCTCCTGCACTTCTCCTTCCAGTCCCAGCCGGCACACGACCCCCTCTCCCACCACCCCGGAGATGCACCAGCACAGCCCACTCAGCCAGTCCGCCCCGGGCAGCTTCTGGCAGGTCCATTCTGAGCACTCTTACCAG GCTCCTCCACCTGTACAGGTTGTGACCCCGATCAAACCgttgtctgtttctgtgtcttgTCACTGGACTCCATCGCTCACAGTTCACCAGAGCAAACAG GGCTCACCATTCCGCCGTCGTTCAGTGAGTGTTGGTGAACAGTGGCTCCAGAATAACAACGCCACCTTCAGGCCACATCCTGCCAGTGTTTCACCTCCAAGAAACCATTGCACTTCAAG GAGGATTCGGGGCGAAGCCAAGAAATGCCGGAAGGTGTACGGCATTGAACACCGAGACCAGTGGTGCACCGCCTGCCGCTGGAAAAAGGCATGTCAGAGATTCCTCGACTGA
- the LOC109104788 gene encoding proenkephalin-B-like isoform X2 — MGLSSPPQQTHPQVCLVECHGNLSPGDTWEMCRRTIVEQKPKALLSVGNGMLKRADEEADPSLPVDQDDGQYSETLQRFDHISQALGTDDQDQDMQLSKKYKFLQVQSAQESEEERDRDSEMEGEEEEAAVHLIKRFGGFLKNKYGYRKFMDPGRSLQKRYGGFIGVRQSARKWNNQKRFSEFLKQYLGMSTRASEFNSMSADVTQQNE, encoded by the exons ATGGGCCTGAGTAGCCCTCCACAGCAGACTCACCCTCAG GTGTGTCTGGTGGAGTGTCATGGTAACCTTTCTCCAGGCGACACCTGGGAGATGTGTCGCAGGACCATTGTGGAGCAGAAACCAAAAGCCTTGCTATCGGTTGGCAATGGCATGCTGAAAAGAGCAGATGAGGAAGCGGACCCCTCTCTGCCTGTGGACCAGGATGATGGGCAGTATTCTGAAACCCTCCAGAGGTTCGACCACATATCACAGGCCTTGGGAACGGATGATCAGGACCAAGATATGCAGCTCAGTAAAAAATACAAGTTCCTGCAAGTACAGTCAGCACAAGAATCTGAGGAAGAGCGAGATAGAGATAGCGAGATGGAAGGCGAGGAGGAAGAGGCTGCCGTCCACCTAATAAAACGCTTTGGAGGCTTCCTCAAAAACAAGTATGGCTACAGGAAGTTCATGGATCCTGGAAGGTCTTTGCAAAAAAGATATGGGGGTTTCATAGGCGTCCGCCAGTCCGCCCGCAAGTGGAACAACCAGAAGCGCTTTAGCGAGTTCCTCAAGCAGTATTTGGGCATGAGTACTCGAGCTAGTGAGTTTAATAGTATGTCTGCTGATGTCACCCAACAGAATGAATAA